The Apium graveolens cultivar Ventura chromosome 6, ASM990537v1, whole genome shotgun sequence genome contains a region encoding:
- the LOC141665933 gene encoding uncharacterized protein LOC141665933, translating to MDVDGYAMYRRRDTGRTVECNKIHLDNRHVVPYHRGLLVKYQGHINVEWCNRSLSIKYLFKYIGKGPDTATAILEKSSQQIINESQPSTSLTRIDSDEINNYLSCRYVSATEASWRIFEFPIHHREPFVQRLYFHLESEQEVRFRDNETLPEIVRRVDPDGTMFIQWLMNNRC from the exons ATGGATGTTGATGGCTATGCAATGTACAGAAGAAGAGATACAGGAAGAACAGTAGAGTGCAACAAAATACACTTAGATAACAG GCATGTAGTCCCTTATCATCGGGGTTTGTTGGTTAAATATCAGGGACATATAAATGTTGAATGGTGTAATCGTTCTTTGTCCATAAAATACTTGTTTAAGTATATTGGCAAAGGGCCAGATACAGCCACAGCTATTTTGGAAAAAAGTTCTCAACAAATAATCAACGAAAGTCAGCCATCCACCTCTCTCACAAGGATAGATTCTGATGAAATTAACAACTATCTCTCCTGTCGGTATGTATCAGCAACAGAAGCATCTTGGCGTATATTTGAGTTTCCCATCCACCATAGAGAACCTTTTGTGCAGCGCTTATATTTTCATCTTGAAAGTGAACAGGAGGTCAGGTTCCGTGATAATGAGACTTTGCCTGAGATTGTCCGCCGAGTAGATCCCGATGGCACAATGTTCATTCAGTGGTTAATGAATAATCGGTGCTAG
- the LOC141667201 gene encoding uncharacterized protein LOC141667201 isoform X3 produces MEQTRKRGRPKLYLTREMVEERKVLKRLCKNSRRNLQDDQRCRLEGEAASMDERGAAGSNSILDLGNQDQTCGCCGAMVWAAEFTGRHVGNAPKGYSICCGKGKVQLPLLRETPPELLSLLTSNGKLSRHFFSKSRVYNNMFAFCSFGGMIDDSVNKGKGPYIFRVSGQTYHNFGSLIPPDGCKPKFVQLYIYDSREAIDHRLNFSKDRDDVDAGIVATLQEMIDRENCLVGIFKQVHHKFNDVEHVPVRLRLFERRLTDGRFENLPTENDYEFAGLAVDNDLLNDRDIIAEDKRFGLKHISDLQPCFMSLQYPLLFPFGEDGFRTNIKH; encoded by the exons ATGGAGCAGACACGGAAAAGGGGGCGGCCTAAGCTTTACCTGACCAGGGAAATGGTGGAGGAACGCAAAGTGTTGAAGCGGCTCTGTAAAAATTCTCGTCGGAACTTACAAG ATGATCAGCGATGCAGGCTCGAGGGAGAGGCTGCCTCAATGGATGAGCGCGGTGCAG CCGGAAGCAATTCGATACTGGATCTTGGTAATCAAGATCAGACGTGTGGTTGTTGTGGGGCAATGGTTTGGGCTGCTGAGTTTACTGGAAGACATGTGGGCAATGCGCCAAAAGGCTACTCAATTTGTTGTGGAAAAGGGAAGGTACAACTGCCATTATTGCGAGAAACACCTCCAGAATTACTATCCCTATTGACATCTAATGGCAAGTTGTCTCGACACTTTTTTAGTAAAAGTCGTGTTTATAACAACATGTTTGCCTTCTGTTCTTTTGGAGGCATGATCGATGATTCCGTGAATAAAGGTAAAGGGCCTTATATCTTTCGCGTTTCTGGGCAGACATATCACAACTTTGGCTCCTTGATACCGCCAGATGGCTGCAAGCCCAAATTTGTGCAGTTATACATTTACGATTCTCGTGAGGCCATTGATCATCGGCTTAATTTCTCAAAGGATAGAGATGACGTAGATGCAGGTATTGTTGCAACATTGCAAGAAATGATCGATCGTGAGAATTGTTTGGTGGGAATATTTAAACAGGTTCATCATAAATTTAATGATGTAGAGCATGTACCTGTTCGGCTCCGATTGTTTGAAAGAAGGCTAACTGATGGCCGCTTTGAGAATTTACCAACTGAAAATGATTATGAGTTTGCGGGCCTGGCCGTAGATAATGACCTTTTGAATGATAGGGATATAATTGCAGAGGATAAAAGATTTGGATTGAAGCACATTAGCGACTTACAACCTTGTTTCATGTCTTTGCAATATCCTTTGCTCTTCCCATTTGGAGAAGATGGCTTCAGAACTAATATAAAGCATTGA
- the LOC141667201 gene encoding uncharacterized protein LOC141667201 isoform X2, which translates to MISDAGSRERLPQWMSAVQVTCHKATMKTLLWKKLTKINRPMRTLELRAWGGGNPTGACRQRQDIAVKKRMFPGSNSILDLGNQDQTCGCCGAMVWAAEFTGRHVGNAPKGYSICCGKGKVQLPLLRETPPELLSLLTSNGKLSRHFFSKSRVYNNMFAFCSFGGMIDDSVNKGKGPYIFRVSGQTYHNFGSLIPPDGCKPKFVQLYIYDSREAIDHRLNFSKDRDDVDAGIVATLQEMIDRENCLVGIFKQVHHKFNDVEHVPVRLRLFERRLTDGRFENLPTENDYEFAGLAVDNDLLNDRDIIAEDKRFGLKHISDLQPCFMSLQYPLLFPFGEDGFRTNIKH; encoded by the exons ATGATCAGCGATGCAGGCTCGAGGGAGAGGCTGCCTCAATGGATGAGCGCGGTGCAG GTGACTTGCCACAAAGCAACAATGAAAACCCTGCTGTggaaaaaattaacaaaaataaatcGGCCAATGAGAACCCTGGAACTTCGAGCATGGGGGGGGGGAAATCCCACTG GGGCATGTCGGCAGCGGCAGGACATTGCCGTAAAGAAGAGGATGTTCC CCGGAAGCAATTCGATACTGGATCTTGGTAATCAAGATCAGACGTGTGGTTGTTGTGGGGCAATGGTTTGGGCTGCTGAGTTTACTGGAAGACATGTGGGCAATGCGCCAAAAGGCTACTCAATTTGTTGTGGAAAAGGGAAGGTACAACTGCCATTATTGCGAGAAACACCTCCAGAATTACTATCCCTATTGACATCTAATGGCAAGTTGTCTCGACACTTTTTTAGTAAAAGTCGTGTTTATAACAACATGTTTGCCTTCTGTTCTTTTGGAGGCATGATCGATGATTCCGTGAATAAAGGTAAAGGGCCTTATATCTTTCGCGTTTCTGGGCAGACATATCACAACTTTGGCTCCTTGATACCGCCAGATGGCTGCAAGCCCAAATTTGTGCAGTTATACATTTACGATTCTCGTGAGGCCATTGATCATCGGCTTAATTTCTCAAAGGATAGAGATGACGTAGATGCAGGTATTGTTGCAACATTGCAAGAAATGATCGATCGTGAGAATTGTTTGGTGGGAATATTTAAACAGGTTCATCATAAATTTAATGATGTAGAGCATGTACCTGTTCGGCTCCGATTGTTTGAAAGAAGGCTAACTGATGGCCGCTTTGAGAATTTACCAACTGAAAATGATTATGAGTTTGCGGGCCTGGCCGTAGATAATGACCTTTTGAATGATAGGGATATAATTGCAGAGGATAAAAGATTTGGATTGAAGCACATTAGCGACTTACAACCTTGTTTCATGTCTTTGCAATATCCTTTGCTCTTCCCATTTGGAGAAGATGGCTTCAGAACTAATATAAAGCATTGA
- the LOC141667201 gene encoding uncharacterized protein LOC141667201 isoform X4, whose protein sequence is MEQTRKRGRPKLYLTREMVEERKVLKRLCKNSRRNLQDDQRCRLEGEAASMDERGAGDLPQSNNENPAVEKINKNKSANENPGTSSMGGGKSHWGMSAAAGHCRKEEDVPRKQFDTGSW, encoded by the exons ATGGAGCAGACACGGAAAAGGGGGCGGCCTAAGCTTTACCTGACCAGGGAAATGGTGGAGGAACGCAAAGTGTTGAAGCGGCTCTGTAAAAATTCTCGTCGGAACTTACAAG ATGATCAGCGATGCAGGCTCGAGGGAGAGGCTGCCTCAATGGATGAGCGCGGTGCAG GTGACTTGCCACAAAGCAACAATGAAAACCCTGCTGTggaaaaaattaacaaaaataaatcGGCCAATGAGAACCCTGGAACTTCGAGCATGGGGGGGGGGAAATCCCACTG GGGCATGTCGGCAGCGGCAGGACATTGCCGTAAAGAAGAGGATGTTCC CCGGAAGCAATTCGATACTGGATCTTGGTAA
- the LOC141667201 gene encoding uncharacterized protein LOC141667201 isoform X1, with amino-acid sequence MEQTRKRGRPKLYLTREMVEERKVLKRLCKNSRRNLQDDQRCRLEGEAASMDERGAGACRQRQDIAVKKRMFPGSNSILDLGNQDQTCGCCGAMVWAAEFTGRHVGNAPKGYSICCGKGKVQLPLLRETPPELLSLLTSNGKLSRHFFSKSRVYNNMFAFCSFGGMIDDSVNKGKGPYIFRVSGQTYHNFGSLIPPDGCKPKFVQLYIYDSREAIDHRLNFSKDRDDVDAGIVATLQEMIDRENCLVGIFKQVHHKFNDVEHVPVRLRLFERRLTDGRFENLPTENDYEFAGLAVDNDLLNDRDIIAEDKRFGLKHISDLQPCFMSLQYPLLFPFGEDGFRTNIKH; translated from the exons ATGGAGCAGACACGGAAAAGGGGGCGGCCTAAGCTTTACCTGACCAGGGAAATGGTGGAGGAACGCAAAGTGTTGAAGCGGCTCTGTAAAAATTCTCGTCGGAACTTACAAG ATGATCAGCGATGCAGGCTCGAGGGAGAGGCTGCCTCAATGGATGAGCGCGGTGCAG GGGCATGTCGGCAGCGGCAGGACATTGCCGTAAAGAAGAGGATGTTCC CCGGAAGCAATTCGATACTGGATCTTGGTAATCAAGATCAGACGTGTGGTTGTTGTGGGGCAATGGTTTGGGCTGCTGAGTTTACTGGAAGACATGTGGGCAATGCGCCAAAAGGCTACTCAATTTGTTGTGGAAAAGGGAAGGTACAACTGCCATTATTGCGAGAAACACCTCCAGAATTACTATCCCTATTGACATCTAATGGCAAGTTGTCTCGACACTTTTTTAGTAAAAGTCGTGTTTATAACAACATGTTTGCCTTCTGTTCTTTTGGAGGCATGATCGATGATTCCGTGAATAAAGGTAAAGGGCCTTATATCTTTCGCGTTTCTGGGCAGACATATCACAACTTTGGCTCCTTGATACCGCCAGATGGCTGCAAGCCCAAATTTGTGCAGTTATACATTTACGATTCTCGTGAGGCCATTGATCATCGGCTTAATTTCTCAAAGGATAGAGATGACGTAGATGCAGGTATTGTTGCAACATTGCAAGAAATGATCGATCGTGAGAATTGTTTGGTGGGAATATTTAAACAGGTTCATCATAAATTTAATGATGTAGAGCATGTACCTGTTCGGCTCCGATTGTTTGAAAGAAGGCTAACTGATGGCCGCTTTGAGAATTTACCAACTGAAAATGATTATGAGTTTGCGGGCCTGGCCGTAGATAATGACCTTTTGAATGATAGGGATATAATTGCAGAGGATAAAAGATTTGGATTGAAGCACATTAGCGACTTACAACCTTGTTTCATGTCTTTGCAATATCCTTTGCTCTTCCCATTTGGAGAAGATGGCTTCAGAACTAATATAAAGCATTGA